The genomic segment TTTTCCATAATTCCAATGGCGGATTCAAAATAACGATGAACTACTTCTAACTCTCGATTTGTTAAACTAGAAATCAAAAGATCAGTATCTTTTTGTAATTTTTTGAAGATTGGTGCAAACAATTGGTTTGCCTTTTCTAAATTAGGAACAATCATCACCTTTCGTCTATCCGCTGGTAAAAATTTTCGTTTTACTAACTTATTTTTCTCTAACCGATCAATCACACCTGTAATGGCTCCGGTTGTAAGACCGGAAATCTTTGCTAGATCCCCCGCACTCATTTCTCCGTTTTCAATCAAATATCCTAAATATTTATGATCTGTTCCCGTGAGACCGGCTTTTTTTGCAATTGCCTCATGCATATTCAGAGCAGTTTCAAAGTATTTACGCGTTGTTTTTTTAAAACTTGTAATTTCCATTGGCCCGAGATTCAAGTATACCTTATCAACTAAATATCTTAGTAGCTAAGATATTTAAATAGATCAAACAAAAATTTATATTTTTTCTTGAAAAAATGGTTTGGTTGGCTAAATGATTTCGAAAAAGAAGATAGTCTAAAATCTTTTTTTAGTTTGTTTTGCGACAATAAAGACCCATGGTTTCCCTTGGGTCTTTTGAGAATGGTTTGGATTACTTTTTAATTGGAATCACAGTAATTTTTTCTAAACCTTCTTTAGGGTCTTTTTCCTTTGTTAATTTCTTATAGAAAGTTAATTCTTTTGGAAATTCGCCTTTTTTCACTAAATAATGGTATCTTCGAGTTTCAATTTGTCCAGGCGATAGTGTCGTGTTGTACAAAGATGTGAGAAATGCCATTGAGCGTAGTTCTTGCAATAAACCTTCACCAAAATGACAGCAAAAATAAAGTCCAACTATACTTGCAGACTCAGGGCTATTCCCCTTGGCTTCATTATACATATATAGAAAATCGATTGGGTAAGGTTCTTTCGATATATTTTGAAATGCAATATCTACTTCTGCAAATTCAAAATTAGAATCTACAATCTTTTTTCTACCAGAATAGTTTGTTGTATCAGTTTCAAGAACGTATATGTTTAAACTTGGTCCAGTTGTATCAGGTTTAGCATCCTTAATTTTTGCCGTACTACAATTAACAACTACAAAAAGACTCAATACCCCAAGCGAAAACTTATCTAACATCTGTTTCATTCATTTTTCCTTTATAAGAAGTATAAAATGATTCAACGGATAACTATTGTCAAGCGGGTAAACAAAAAAGACCCTTGGTTTCCCTTGGGTCTTTCTTAAAAAAGAAAGTTTAGTGGGAAAATCCCACCAAACAGATCTTCATAAAATGTTAGTTTTGTTTTAACATGTTTTTGTTTGTGTAAGGAACTTCTTCCAAACCTTTCGTTAGGTCAGAAAGTGGGATCTTTTCTTTTGAAAGATCTTTTAAGCTACCATACTCATATCCACGAGGATAGTGTTCTTTGTCTGTTGGGCTGTAAAAAGGATTATAATCCTTTACGAGGCCTTTGGAATATCTCCAAACACTCTTTTCTGGATCTTGGTTCACCACAAAACAACGAGGACTCATATAACCTTCGTTCTTTGCTGTTTGCACTTTAACAAAATATTTTGGTGCCCAAACGTTGTGGTTACGAGCTTCAAATACTTTGACAACAGTTCCAGCAGGAACAAATTCTACTACTTTTGAGTTAGAATCTGCTTCCGAATACAAAGGAACTGTAAAATCCAAACTTGCTTTGTTTGTTTTGGCATCACAATTTTTATGCCAAGCCACTTCTGCGTTTTTGGAACAAGCTGTGAAACTTGCGCCAATGATCATGAGTAATACAATTTTGTTTTTCAATTCCATTCTCCTATTGGTGGTGGTGGAGGCACTCATCTAAACGAGGATCCCCAACCGGAACTAAGCTGTGTTTTTCCAACTTTTTGAAGATAAAGAAACCGAAGATTCCTACCACACCCACAGTTCCGCCGAATGCGAGAACGAAGTGAAGGATAGAAAATTTTTCGAAGTTCGCAGGAAATACCAACCAGAAAAGTTCGAAGAACTGAACGGCAAGGATCCATATTGCTAACTTCCAAAGAAAGTCGATGTTTCTTTTGTTTGGACGATTGAGTAAAAGTAGGAAAGGAATCACAAACTTCACAAAAGGAAGGGCAAGAGTTGTGTATCCCCATCCGCCAGTCATACGCATTTCATAGAAAAAAGTTTCTTCCGGAATGTTTGCATACCAAATGAGCATAAACTGTGAGAATCCCACGTAAGCCCAAAAAGTAGTCATACCTAAAAGAAATTTTGCAATGTCATGGTAATGGTTTTCATTCACTGCTTCCCCGAGGTATCCGTTTTTCTTGAGGATTGCGATTACAATCAAGTAAGAAGCTAATGAAGTTTGGAAAGCTCCTGCAAACGCATAAACACCAAACATGGTAGAGAACCAGTGTGGAGAAAGCGACATGAGAAGGTCAAACGCCATAAAACACCAAGATAGCGCAAAGAAAAGGATGAATCCACCAGAGATCTTTGCCAAAGTTTTAGTTGTGTCCACAACCTTGTCTTTGTCCTGACCGACTGACTTACCATGAAAGATATAAGCAAAGATAGTCCAAACACCAATGAAAAGCACACATCGAATGATGAAAGCTGTTGGGTTTAGGTATCCAGACTTGTGGTGGATGAGATGGTCGTTTTCACGAACACTTGCATCGGCCCATTCATACAGATCGTGCATCCCAAAAACTACACCCACAAGCAGGAGGCCTGCGATTGGAGTGAAAAGTCCGTAGGTTTCAAAAAGTCGTCTAACAGTAACAGACCAATGGGATCCTGTTAAGTGTTGGATTGCTGTAAAAAAGATTCCAGTGATGGAAAGTCCCACAACAAAGTAGGTTCCAATGAGTAGAACATGGTAACCTAAGTTTGTGTGATGGAAATGACCTGCTTCGTCCATATGACGAGATGTTTCATGGCCGAATCCAAGGAAAGCGATGAGAAAACTCACAACTCCCACTCCGATCATAGCAATGAAGGCATTACGAAGGTTCACCGGCAGTTTGAACTGCAGTAATTTTTCGTCTAGTTTGGCTGCTTTTGTCGCGCTCATAGTTTCCCCTAGTTCGCCTTTTTATTTTGAACTTCATATTCCTGAAGTTTTCGGATGTAAGCAATGAGCTTCCATCTGTCTTCTGGTTCGATTTGGTAAGCATAACTTCCCATAAGTCCACGACCCATAGTGATGATATGATAAACTTGTCCATCGGACCAACCTCTGATTTTGTCAGAAACAACAGAAGGAGGTGATTGTTGGAACCTTGGTGCAGGTCCTACAACTGTTCCGTTTCCTAGACCTTGTACACCGTGGCAAGGTGTGCAATAAGTTTGGTAACGTTTTTCACCAATCATTAGATCACCTAAGTTTGCTTTGGCGATTGGATTTTTCAATCCTTTGTCAGCTCCAGGAAGTGTATCAGGAGTTGCTTCCGCTGCGTAAGGGTATGGAAAGTATCCTACCGGAATTGCCCCTTTGGGAGGAATCCGAGAAGCAGATCCATTCGTTGCAAAAGAATCAGCTTCTTGAGATTCCCGTGCAGGAGAATCATACATACTAGGAAAGTATTCATAAACGGGAGTTTTGTAATCGCAATTCACGAGAACGAGGAGTCCCGCAATTGCTAAAACTCTAAAGATGTTTTGTTTCATTTTTGGTTCTCCGGTTTTACCACGGTTACTTCTGCTCCACCAAGGCCTTTTACGAAAGAAACAACTTCTGATTCGTTATAACCTTTTGCAGATTTTGGAATCCAAAGTCCAAACCTATGAGATGTCAAATCCGGGTGAAGGATTCGTCGGGTTGCTTTGGGAATTCCGCTTAAAAAACATAGGGCAGCTACAGTGTAAATCCCTGCAGAAAATACTGTTAATTCAAAGATGATTGGCACATAAGCAAACCATGCGTTGAGAGATTTTCCAGAGATATTGAGAGGCCAGTCATGAGCATGAGTGAGATACTGGAATAGAATCCCGATCGTGCAACCAAAGATACCAGCAAAGAAAGTGACCCAAGGAAGTCCAGATCTTGGAGTTCCCATCGCTTCATCAATCCCGTGAACAGGATATGGAAGGATACAATCAAATCCTTTGTAATCTTTTTCATTGGTTTTCTCAGCCGCATGTATGATTGCTTCGGGAGTTTCGAAAATTCCGAGAACTCCTTCATTCATTTCTTTGTATTTGTGAAACTGTTCTAATTTTGGAAGATACATACTAGTGGTGTGCTCCTTCTTTTTGTGGCATCACTGTTTTTACTTCTGCAATCGCAATCACTGGCATAATTCGGCACCAGAGAAGGAAGAGAGTAAAGAAGATACCGAAAGTTCCGATTAACATTGCGTAGTCGAAAAGTGTTGGTGTATACATAGCCCAACTGGACGGTAAAAAGTCACGGTTTAGTGTCATCATGATCACAAATCGTTCGAACCACATACCTACGTTTACCACAAGAGATGCAACGAACATCACTGGGATATTGTAACGAAGTTTGCGGAACCAGAACACTTGTGGCGATAATACGTTACAAGAAATCATGATAAAGTAAGCCCAACCATAAGGACCGAAGGCTCTGTTCCAGAATGCGAACACTTCGTATTCGTTTCCGGAATACCAAGCAATGAAAAATTCTGTTCCGTAAGCAAGACCTACGATAAGACCCGTTACCATCATGATTTTGTTCATGTTGTCCAAGTGTTTCATCGTGATGTAGTTCTTAAGATTGAATACTTCCCGAGCAATCACCATCAGTGTTACCACCATAGCGAAACCGGAGAAAATCGCACCGGCAACAAAGTATGGAGGGAAGATGGTCGTGTGCCAACCTGGCAAAATGGAAACAGCAAAGTCGAAGGATACAATAGTGTGAACCGAAAGAACGAGTGGAGTGGAAAGAGCTGCGAGAATCATGGAAACGATTTCCAAATGAGACCAAGATCTTGCCGATCCAACCCAACCAAAAGCAAGAACATTGTATAAGTTCTTTCTCCAAGTTTCAGTCGCACGGTCACGAAGTGTTGCTAAGTCAGGAATGAGTCCTAAATACCAGAACACCATGGAGATGGAAAGGTAGGTTGATACCGCAAACGTATCCCAAATCAGTGGGGAACGGAAGTTCACCCAAAGTGGACCTCTTTCGTTTGGATAAGGAAACAACCAAAATCCGAGCCAAGGACGACCTACGTGAAGGATGAGGTTTGATGCCGCAACGAGTACGGCAAAGATTGTCATCGCTTCCGCAGCACGGTTAATCCCAGTTCTCCAACCTTGACGGAATAGGAATAGAACCGCAGAAATCAAAGTTCCTGCGTGACCGATACCGATCCAGAATACGAAGTTGACTACGAAAAATCCCCAACCTACCGGGTTGTTGATCCCGAGTAAGTAAAGACCTTCATAAAACAAATATCCGATGATGGCTACGTCGATCAGGGTGATCGTAAGAACCAAAAGAAAAGTATTCCACCAAAGTTTGGTAGGGAAATCTTCGTTTGGTTTTGCGATATCAACGGTTACATCTTTAAGCGACTTCCCGCCTGTTACCAGGTCGGGGATGTCTAATTTATCTCTAACTGCTTGTGTTAATGACATTCCCTTTGTGTTCTCCCTGTTAAACTTCGTTTCGAACGCGAGTCATATAACTGACGGCCGGTCCGATGTTTAGGTATTCCAGAAGTTTGTAAGACCTAGGGTCTTTCAAGAGCTTCGCTACTTTTGATTCAGGATCATTTACGTTACCGAACACAATGGAATTAGAAGAACATGTTTGTTCACATGCTGCTTTCACTTCTCCATCTCGTAGAGTTCTTCCTTCGTTTTTCGCTGCGATTTTTTTCTCAGCAACTCGAGAAGCACAGAAGTTACATTTTTCCATAACCCCACGAGAACGAACGGTTACATCTGGGTTGAGACCAAGGTTTCTTGGAGGGCGTGCCTTAAATGTAGGTGTTGCATCGCCAAGTAGGTTGTGTTCATTCCAATGTTCTAACCAGTTAAAACGACGCACTTTGTAAGGGCAGTTGTTGGAGCAGTAACGAGTTCCCACACAACGGTTGTAAACCATATCGTTGGTTCCTTCCGTACTGTGAACAGTCGCAGCTACCGGACAAACTGTCTCACAAGGAGCATTGTCGCAATGTTGGCACATAAGTGGTTGGTGCGCAATTTCGAGTGATTCTGGTTTTTCAGGATCACCGATGTAGTAACGGTCAATACGAAGCCAATGCATCTCACGACCCATTCTTACTTCGTCACGTCCTACCATTGGCACGTTGTTTTCAATATTACATGCAACTACGCAAGCACCACAACCAGAACAAGAAGTAAGATCCACTGCCATTCCCCATTTGTATCCTGGGTATGCAAATTGGCTTCCTGGTTGGTCGGAAGGAGCGTTCGCTCCTTGAGCTCTTTGTAGTTTTCCATCGATTAAGATTTTTGGAATCTCTGGTTCAGGAATTCCTGCCCCTGGATTCTTAGCATAATCTTGGAGTTTTGCAGAAATGATAAGAGGTCTTTCTTTCCACTCAACACCCATCATCACACCAGGGCTCATCATATGATGGTCTTGTGTGGTAGCGAGTTTGTATTTCTTTCCTGTAGGAGAGAGAGTGATCGAAAGTCCAGAGTAAACGAGTGATCCGTCTACATCAGTTGCAAGAGTATTTGCGTTTTTCCCTACTCCGTTTCCAATCTCACCTACGTTCGTTCTTCCGTAACCAAGAGCAATTCCCACTGCTTCTGGATGGAGACCTGGTTGGATGAGAGCCGGAAGTTCAAATGATTTTGTGCCAACAGTGACTGTTACCACATCATTCAATTTGATTCCCGACGAACGAGAGTATTGTGGGCTGATCGCAACATAATTGTCCCAAGTCACTTTCGATACTGGATCTGGAAGTTCTTGGAGTTGCGAGTTGTTTGCTCTTTCGCCATTACCGAGTGCGGTGCTTTCGTAAAGAGAAACAGTCAGACCAGATTTCGATGCAGCAAGAGGAGCAATCGTTCCACGGAAAGATCTTCCCGCTTTGTCAGCTTTTGGATTTCCAGAAACTAACACACCTTTTCTGAGAAGGTCTTCCCAGTTTGTTTTTTTGGAGTATTTTGATTTGAGGTAGTCGTATAACGAACTCGCACCAAGAAGTGATCCACCTGCCCAAGTGATGAGCATGTCTTCAAATGCTTTGGATTGGAAGATTGGTCGGATGGTTGGTTGTTGTACGGAAACAATTCCCGCTACCGATTCGTTATCGCCCCAAGACTCAAGGAAGTGAGACACTGGAGCAAGCCAGTTGGAAGCAAGTGCTGTTTCATCCACTCGGTCAGAAACTTGAACTACTTGTGCTGCTTCATGAAGGAGTTTTTTCCACTCATCTCCGTTTGGCGCTTGGTAGACAGGGTTCACACCGAAAAGAATGACCACACCGGCCTTTCTTTCTTTTAAGTCTTTTGCGAGAGATTTTAAATTCTCTGCGTAATTAGAACGTCCTTCTTTCAAAGGATTTCCTGCATCGATCGTTTTTCCATCGTTACCGAGCATGCTGTTTAGCATGTTCACTGCGATTTGAAGGTCTACTGCATCGGCAGTCAGAGCATTCGAACCACCAGCAACAACAATGGACTCACCCTTTGCAGAAGCAAGAGCCTTAGCTGTGCGTAAAACTACTTCTTTGGAAATTCCAAGTTCCGCTGCAGAGGTTTCTACATTGATTCCAGAAACTCCAGTAGAACCACCCACTCCCAAATCAGAAAGAGCTTTTGCAATCACAAGAGCAAACTTTCTTTGGTCACCTGGTTTTAAAGGGACTCTTTGGTCAGCGTTAGAACCCGTCATAGACGGATGAGTTTCTGCCGCAATGAAAGCATTGAAGGATTTTACACCTTTGTCTTGTAAATCTCTTCTTTTAGAGAAGTCATTGTGGTAGTTTGTGTGATTTAAAAAGTCACTGTCGATGGAAAGGATTACTTTTGCTTTGTCGAAATGGTAGTTTGGAAGAACTGCCTTTCCGTAAGATTTTTCTTGTGCAATGGTAATCGCATCATCAGAAGAAGCAAATGCTACTTCGATGTGTTTTCCACCACCAACCGATTTTAAGAATTCAGAAATGAATTCAGAAGTGGCTGGAGAAGAAAGAGGTTTTGTGACAACAATGGTTTTTCCTTTGTTGGCGTTCAATTTCTCTTTTACATCTTTGTCTAAAACAAACCAGTCGCTAGACTTAGCAGTTCCATTCACCACTTGTTGTGGTTCTTTGGCACGGTCTGCATCATAAAGATCAAAAATGGAAGCTTGTCCAGAAGCACAAAGAGCACCTTCCGAAATTGGATGGTTCGGATTTCCTTCGAGTTTCAAAGGTCGGCCGTCTTTTGCTTTTACGAGAACACCACAACCAACAGAACATCCACCACAAACAGAAGCGTAGTGGTAAGAGTGTCCATGTTTTACGAAGTCGTATTGTTCTACTTCGTTGTTGTCTGGATTCTTAATCGTGAGGTTCACATAAGGAACAATTTTTTCAACAGGTTTTTGGATACAACCTACAGTAGTCATTACTACTGATGCACCCATAAACTTTAAGAAAGTTTTTCTGTCGAAATCACCCTTTTTGATTTTTGCAATCAGGGGATCTGGAGATTTATAGAACTCTTGCTTTTGCAATTCACGTTCGCGAGAAGTTCCGCGAAGTTCATAAGATTGCCAAAGCGATTTTTTTTCTTTTTGGAAACTATCGTCTTTCATCATAAATTATTACTTGTCTCCCGATTATCTGTGGCACGTAGAACAATCGTTAGGAGCATTGTTCTCTCTATGGCAATCGACACAAAATCCCATATTGAGGGACTTGGACTGTCTAACCTTTACCATCTCTGCCATGTTGCCGTGGCATGTGGAACAATCGACACCGCGTTGTACGTGTCGTGAATGGTTGAAGTATACGAAGTCTGGTTGGTCATGGACCTTCACCCAGGATACTGGAGTGTTGCTATCGTACTGTTCTTTAAGCCATTTAACATGTTCTTGGTTTCCCGCTACGTTACCTGCTCCATGGCAGTTCATACAAGTGGAACTTGGGGGAACTGTGGCATGGGCCGAATTTTCAACACCAGTATGGCAATACTTACAGTCGATTTTGTTATCGCCGGCATGTATCTTATGGTTGAAGGGGATGGGCTGGTCGGGTGAATAGCCCACATAACGGCTAGGTGAAAAAATCAAATATGCTAACGCCGCAATTGCAACGATAGGCACAGAGATCTTGAGTATTTTTATATTCATTCGCAGATTTCCTGAATCCGTTTACACTGTCTTCTGACAAGGAAAGGTAAAATCAGAAAAAAAGCAAGTATGTAAGGGTTTTGGATGCGAAAAAACATAAAAAGAGACATAATCATAAATTTTCTATGAACTTTCTTTATTGAAACTAAGTCTCAATTAGTCGGCATTATACCACCGAACATCTGTTATTTTTTTATCGAAAATCTCAAATCACTCTCAATCGGCCTAAGATTTGCATAAGACCGTTGTCATATCTATCCTACTAACTCTTTGAGATTCTAAACCTACTTGTGATAGAACGCAAAGTATCAGCCGCATGTGATAGTTTTTGAGAAGAAGATGCAACTAGATCCGAACCAGAAGCGATATGCATGGTTTCATTATTGATTCCGACGACTGATTGAGAGATTTGTTCTATGGCTCTTTTCTGCTCCTCGATGGCACCACGAATGGACTCAGATTCGCGACCTACCTCAGCGGAGCGTTCATCCACCTCTTGGTTATAACTTAGTTGTGACTTTGTCGCTTCGGAAAGGCGTTTCATCACACTCTCTACTTCGGCAATA from the Leptospira congkakensis genome contains:
- a CDS encoding MarR family winged helix-turn-helix transcriptional regulator codes for the protein MEITSFKKTTRKYFETALNMHEAIAKKAGLTGTDHKYLGYLIENGEMSAGDLAKISGLTTGAITGVIDRLEKNKLVKRKFLPADRRKVMIVPNLEKANQLFAPIFKKLQKDTDLLISSLTNRELEVVHRYFESAIGIMEKMSKKLQEKNEI
- a CDS encoding SH3 domain-containing protein; translation: MKNKIVLLMIIGASFTACSKNAEVAWHKNCDAKTNKASLDFTVPLYSEADSNSKVVEFVPAGTVVKVFEARNHNVWAPKYFVKVQTAKNEGYMSPRCFVVNQDPEKSVWRYSKGLVKDYNPFYSPTDKEHYPRGYEYGSLKDLSKEKIPLSDLTKGLEEVPYTNKNMLKQN
- a CDS encoding c-type cytochrome; translation: MKQNIFRVLAIAGLLVLVNCDYKTPVYEYFPSMYDSPARESQEADSFATNGSASRIPPKGAIPVGYFPYPYAAEATPDTLPGADKGLKNPIAKANLGDLMIGEKRYQTYCTPCHGVQGLGNGTVVGPAPRFQQSPPSVVSDKIRGWSDGQVYHIITMGRGLMGSYAYQIEPEDRWKLIAYIRKLQEYEVQNKKAN
- a CDS encoding DUF3341 domain-containing protein, with translation MYLPKLEQFHKYKEMNEGVLGIFETPEAIIHAAEKTNEKDYKGFDCILPYPVHGIDEAMGTPRSGLPWVTFFAGIFGCTIGILFQYLTHAHDWPLNISGKSLNAWFAYVPIIFELTVFSAGIYTVAALCFLSGIPKATRRILHPDLTSHRFGLWIPKSAKGYNESEVVSFVKGLGGAEVTVVKPENQK
- the nrfD gene encoding NrfD/PsrC family molybdoenzyme membrane anchor subunit, with the protein product MSLTQAVRDKLDIPDLVTGGKSLKDVTVDIAKPNEDFPTKLWWNTFLLVLTITLIDVAIIGYLFYEGLYLLGINNPVGWGFFVVNFVFWIGIGHAGTLISAVLFLFRQGWRTGINRAAEAMTIFAVLVAASNLILHVGRPWLGFWLFPYPNERGPLWVNFRSPLIWDTFAVSTYLSISMVFWYLGLIPDLATLRDRATETWRKNLYNVLAFGWVGSARSWSHLEIVSMILAALSTPLVLSVHTIVSFDFAVSILPGWHTTIFPPYFVAGAIFSGFAMVVTLMVIAREVFNLKNYITMKHLDNMNKIMMVTGLIVGLAYGTEFFIAWYSGNEYEVFAFWNRAFGPYGWAYFIMISCNVLSPQVFWFRKLRYNIPVMFVASLVVNVGMWFERFVIMMTLNRDFLPSSWAMYTPTLFDYAMLIGTFGIFFTLFLLWCRIMPVIAIAEVKTVMPQKEGAHH
- a CDS encoding TAT-variant-translocated molybdopterin oxidoreductase, whose translation is MKDDSFQKEKKSLWQSYELRGTSRERELQKQEFYKSPDPLIAKIKKGDFDRKTFLKFMGASVVMTTVGCIQKPVEKIVPYVNLTIKNPDNNEVEQYDFVKHGHSYHYASVCGGCSVGCGVLVKAKDGRPLKLEGNPNHPISEGALCASGQASIFDLYDADRAKEPQQVVNGTAKSSDWFVLDKDVKEKLNANKGKTIVVTKPLSSPATSEFISEFLKSVGGGKHIEVAFASSDDAITIAQEKSYGKAVLPNYHFDKAKVILSIDSDFLNHTNYHNDFSKRRDLQDKGVKSFNAFIAAETHPSMTGSNADQRVPLKPGDQRKFALVIAKALSDLGVGGSTGVSGINVETSAAELGISKEVVLRTAKALASAKGESIVVAGGSNALTADAVDLQIAVNMLNSMLGNDGKTIDAGNPLKEGRSNYAENLKSLAKDLKERKAGVVILFGVNPVYQAPNGDEWKKLLHEAAQVVQVSDRVDETALASNWLAPVSHFLESWGDNESVAGIVSVQQPTIRPIFQSKAFEDMLITWAGGSLLGASSLYDYLKSKYSKKTNWEDLLRKGVLVSGNPKADKAGRSFRGTIAPLAASKSGLTVSLYESTALGNGERANNSQLQELPDPVSKVTWDNYVAISPQYSRSSGIKLNDVVTVTVGTKSFELPALIQPGLHPEAVGIALGYGRTNVGEIGNGVGKNANTLATDVDGSLVYSGLSITLSPTGKKYKLATTQDHHMMSPGVMMGVEWKERPLIISAKLQDYAKNPGAGIPEPEIPKILIDGKLQRAQGANAPSDQPGSQFAYPGYKWGMAVDLTSCSGCGACVVACNIENNVPMVGRDEVRMGREMHWLRIDRYYIGDPEKPESLEIAHQPLMCQHCDNAPCETVCPVAATVHSTEGTNDMVYNRCVGTRYCSNNCPYKVRRFNWLEHWNEHNLLGDATPTFKARPPRNLGLNPDVTVRSRGVMEKCNFCASRVAEKKIAAKNEGRTLRDGEVKAACEQTCSSNSIVFGNVNDPESKVAKLLKDPRSYKLLEYLNIGPAVSYMTRVRNEV
- a CDS encoding cytochrome c3 family protein; the encoded protein is MNIKILKISVPIVAIAALAYLIFSPSRYVGYSPDQPIPFNHKIHAGDNKIDCKYCHTGVENSAHATVPPSSTCMNCHGAGNVAGNQEHVKWLKEQYDSNTPVSWVKVHDQPDFVYFNHSRHVQRGVDCSTCHGNMAEMVKVRQSKSLNMGFCVDCHRENNAPNDCSTCHR